The uncultured Roseibium sp. genome contains a region encoding:
- a CDS encoding helix-turn-helix domain-containing protein translates to MTGYPTDTHWDQENSGVSLSERLNQRGMVFSDKCPSREILKHLTSRWGVLVLMALLGGPHRFSALRRKIAGVSERMLAQTLQVLETDGFVDRHAYPVVPPHVEYTLTPIGREAAEKVRDFADWIEINIDRILEGRKEPEDEGPAEAAE, encoded by the coding sequence ATGACCGGCTATCCGACAGACACGCATTGGGATCAGGAAAACAGCGGGGTTTCGTTGTCCGAACGCCTCAACCAACGCGGCATGGTTTTCAGTGACAAATGTCCGTCACGCGAAATTCTGAAGCACCTGACCAGCCGTTGGGGCGTGCTCGTACTGATGGCGCTCCTGGGAGGGCCGCATCGGTTTTCCGCATTGCGCAGGAAGATTGCGGGCGTCAGTGAGCGCATGCTGGCTCAGACACTGCAGGTTCTGGAAACGGACGGTTTTGTTGACCGGCACGCCTATCCGGTGGTTCCGCCCCATGTGGAATACACGCTGACCCCGATCGGTCGGGAGGCAGCAGAGAAAGTGCGGGATTTCGCCGACTGGATCGAGATCAACATCGACCGGATTTTGGAAGGCCGGAAAGAACCGGAAGACGAAGGCCCGGCAGAGGCTGCCGAATAG
- a CDS encoding SDR family oxidoreductase, with protein sequence MIALTGANGQLGRLVIEHLNKAGASGIRALVRSPEKAQDLVSSTVSVVQADYDKPDTLTAALSGVDKLLLISSSEIGQRTRQHKAVIDAARDAGVSFIAYTSILNADTSPMILAKEHRDTEAALKASGIPHVLLRNGWYLENYAGTVAAALEHGAVVGSAGNGRISAATRSDYAAAAATVLAGNDTSMRTYELAGSSAFTLADMAGEISTQTGREIPFNNLPADAYAGILVQAGLPQAFADILADSDTAAAGGALYSESPDLENLIGHPTESMKDFVQTQVG encoded by the coding sequence ATGATTGCCCTCACAGGCGCCAACGGTCAGCTCGGCCGGCTCGTCATCGAACATCTGAACAAGGCCGGCGCATCCGGTATCCGCGCGCTCGTCCGCAGCCCGGAAAAGGCGCAGGATCTCGTCAGTTCGACGGTTTCCGTCGTTCAAGCCGATTATGACAAGCCGGACACCCTCACCGCCGCTCTGTCCGGCGTTGACAAGCTGTTGCTTATCTCCAGCAGCGAAATCGGCCAGCGGACCCGCCAGCACAAGGCGGTGATCGATGCGGCGAGAGATGCCGGCGTTTCCTTCATTGCTTATACGAGCATCCTGAATGCCGATACATCGCCGATGATCCTTGCCAAGGAACACCGCGACACCGAAGCCGCGCTGAAAGCGTCCGGCATCCCGCATGTTCTTCTGCGCAATGGCTGGTATCTGGAGAATTACGCCGGAACCGTCGCGGCGGCGCTGGAGCACGGAGCGGTGGTCGGCAGTGCCGGAAACGGCAGGATCTCAGCGGCCACCCGGAGCGACTATGCGGCGGCGGCGGCAACAGTCCTCGCCGGCAATGACACGTCGATGCGCACCTACGAACTGGCCGGCAGCAGCGCCTTTACCCTGGCTGATATGGCTGGTGAGATTTCAACGCAGACCGGACGCGAGATCCCGTTCAATAACCTGCCGGCGGATGCCTATGCGGGCATTCTGGTTCAGGCCGGCCTGCCGCAGGCCTTCGCGGACATCCTGGCCGATTCGGATACGGCCGCGGCCGGCGGCGCGCTCTACAGCGAAAGCCCCGATCTGGAAAACCTGATCGGGCACCCGACGGAGAGCATGAAGGATTTCGTGCAGACACAGGTCGGCTGA
- a CDS encoding MFS transporter, which yields MTSAHADPYAPDGAYAWFRLAISILLSTIGGSGIWAVVVVLPAVQADFAVDRADASISYTFTMIGFAAGNVFVGRLVDRWGIFWPVIGSAMALSAGFALAGLSNGIWTFSLAQGALVGAGTGATFGPLIADLSHWFNKRRGIAVAAAACGNYLAGALWPSFIKWSLGSNDWRTTYFMIAVICIVGMLPLALMLRRPAPESAKSTDMPASGKFGTLSTGLSPRTLQILLICAGLGCCVAMSMPQVHIVSYCVDLGYGVARGADMLAVMVGGGVVSRLLSGFLADAIGGVKTLLISSVAQCLALFLFLPFDGLASLYLVSLIFGLSQGGIVPSYAIIVREYLPAREAGQRVGLVIMATILGMALGGWMSGWIYDLTGSYEAAFLNGIAWNIMNISIMTFILFKGRPRTAVA from the coding sequence ATGACATCCGCACACGCTGACCCCTACGCCCCGGATGGCGCCTACGCCTGGTTCCGGCTTGCGATATCGATCCTGTTGTCGACCATCGGCGGCTCGGGCATCTGGGCGGTGGTGGTCGTTCTGCCGGCGGTTCAGGCGGATTTCGCTGTCGACCGGGCCGACGCCTCCATATCCTACACCTTCACCATGATCGGCTTTGCCGCCGGCAATGTCTTCGTCGGCCGCCTGGTCGACCGATGGGGGATTTTCTGGCCCGTGATCGGCTCAGCCATGGCGCTGAGCGCCGGCTTTGCCCTTGCCGGCCTCTCGAACGGCATCTGGACATTTTCCCTCGCGCAAGGTGCCCTGGTGGGCGCGGGGACGGGCGCGACCTTCGGGCCATTGATTGCCGACCTGTCCCACTGGTTCAACAAACGCCGGGGCATTGCGGTGGCGGCGGCCGCCTGCGGCAATTATCTCGCCGGCGCGCTCTGGCCGTCCTTTATCAAATGGTCGCTTGGCTCCAACGACTGGCGCACGACCTATTTCATGATTGCCGTGATCTGCATCGTCGGGATGCTGCCGCTGGCACTGATGCTGCGCCGGCCAGCGCCGGAAAGCGCGAAGTCGACGGATATGCCGGCTTCGGGAAAATTCGGCACCCTCTCCACCGGGCTGTCGCCGCGGACGCTGCAGATTTTGCTGATCTGTGCCGGGCTCGGCTGCTGCGTCGCCATGTCCATGCCTCAGGTGCACATCGTCTCCTATTGCGTCGACCTCGGTTACGGGGTTGCGCGCGGCGCCGACATGCTGGCGGTCATGGTCGGTGGCGGCGTGGTCAGCCGGCTCCTGTCCGGGTTTCTGGCCGACGCCATCGGCGGCGTCAAAACCCTGCTGATCAGTTCCGTGGCCCAGTGCCTTGCGCTCTTCCTGTTCCTGCCCTTTGACGGGCTCGCGTCGCTTTACCTGGTGTCTCTGATCTTCGGCCTGTCCCAGGGCGGCATCGTGCCCTCCTACGCGATCATCGTGCGTGAATACCTGCCGGCCCGCGAAGCCGGCCAGCGGGTGGGCCTCGTCATCATGGCGACCATTCTCGGCATGGCGCTCGGCGGCTGGATGTCCGGCTGGATCTATGATCTCACCGGGTCTTACGAGGCGGCCTTCCTGAACGGCATTGCCTGGAACATCATGAATATCTCGATCATGACGTTCATCCTGTTCAAGGGACGGCCAAGGACGGCCGTGGCCTGA
- a CDS encoding potassium channel family protein, translating into MPAFLPRFRRLINWIRDEWYKTPLRYAVGILILVLIGGAFFYHRVEGWSLFDSLYFSVITLATVGYGDFSPKTDAGKLFTMGYVFIGIGLFVGVATAIAQRYSQPHHKPHKDDGTEKEK; encoded by the coding sequence ATGCCTGCATTCCTGCCCAGGTTTCGACGCCTGATAAATTGGATCCGCGACGAATGGTACAAGACGCCGCTTCGCTACGCGGTCGGCATCTTGATCCTGGTCCTGATCGGTGGCGCGTTCTTTTATCACAGGGTCGAAGGCTGGAGCCTGTTCGACAGTCTGTATTTTTCGGTCATCACACTGGCGACCGTGGGCTACGGCGATTTCTCGCCCAAGACCGACGCGGGCAAGCTCTTCACCATGGGCTATGTCTTTATCGGGATCGGGCTCTTCGTCGGTGTCGCGACCGCGATCGCGCAACGCTACAGCCAGCCGCATCACAAGCCGCACAAGGACGACGGGACCGAGAAAGAGAAATAA
- a CDS encoding S9 family peptidase, which translates to MTKKPFPPRAEARPVTLETHGMKRQDDYAWLRADNWQEVMRDPSVLEADIRAYLEAENAYQKAVMAPTEALQDTLYAEMRGRIKEDDSSVPAPDGPYAYGIKYVTGGQHPQFVRTSRDGSDEAVLLDGDKEAEGKAYFRIAGASHSVDHGMLAWSFDDRGSEFYTLRLRDLTTGKDAAYDITDTSSGGVFSADDSYLFYVRQDENHRPSKLFRHEIGTDPSSDVLVYEEQDPGFFMSVGKTQSGDTILVHIHDHETSEVRTISAHSPLDPPHLIAARDTGVEYSVEDNDELYYILTNVDGAEDFKIVTAPKATPGREFWTDLVPHRPGRLILSHDVYKTFMVRLEREDGLPRIVIHRLADNIEHRIAFDEEAYSLGLSGGYEFDTTVIRFSYSSMTTPSRVYDYNVETRERVLRKEQEVPSGHDPDNYVTRRLHAPATDGETVPVSLLYHKDTPLDGSAPCLLYGYGAYGMSMPASFSTGALSLVDRGFVYAIAHVRGGKDKGFAWYKAGRRANKKNTFTDFIAAADHLAAEKFTAHDRIIAQGGSAGGQLMGAVANMAPEKFAGIIAEVPFVDVLTTMLDDTLPLTPPEWPEWGNPITDKTAYEYIASYSPYDNVEAKTYPAIFAVGGLTDPRVTYWEPAKWVAKLRAKKTGDNLLMLKTNMEAGHGGASGRFDHLKEVALVQAFALMVAGKA; encoded by the coding sequence ATGACAAAAAAGCCTTTTCCCCCGCGCGCGGAAGCGCGTCCCGTCACCCTTGAAACCCACGGAATGAAGCGCCAGGACGACTACGCCTGGCTGCGGGCCGACAACTGGCAGGAGGTCATGCGTGACCCGTCGGTCCTCGAGGCCGACATTCGTGCCTATCTGGAGGCGGAAAACGCATATCAGAAAGCCGTGATGGCGCCGACGGAGGCGCTGCAGGATACGCTCTATGCGGAAATGCGCGGCCGCATCAAGGAGGATGACAGTTCCGTTCCAGCCCCCGACGGACCTTATGCCTACGGCATCAAATACGTCACCGGCGGCCAGCACCCGCAATTTGTGCGAACCAGCCGGGACGGGTCGGACGAAGCGGTGTTGCTCGACGGCGACAAGGAGGCGGAAGGCAAAGCCTATTTCAGGATCGCCGGCGCCAGTCATTCCGTCGACCACGGCATGCTTGCCTGGTCTTTCGATGACAGGGGATCGGAATTCTACACCCTGCGCCTGCGTGACCTGACGACGGGCAAGGATGCCGCCTACGACATCACGGATACGTCCAGCGGCGGCGTCTTTTCCGCGGACGACAGCTATCTGTTCTACGTCCGCCAGGACGAAAACCATCGTCCGTCCAAACTGTTCCGCCACGAAATCGGCACCGATCCGTCGAGCGACGTGCTCGTTTACGAAGAACAGGATCCGGGCTTCTTCATGAGTGTCGGCAAGACGCAGTCCGGCGACACGATCCTGGTTCATATCCACGATCACGAGACCTCCGAGGTCCGGACGATTTCCGCCCATAGCCCGCTGGATCCGCCGCACCTGATCGCGGCGCGCGATACGGGGGTCGAGTACTCGGTCGAGGACAACGACGAGCTCTACTACATCCTGACCAATGTCGACGGGGCGGAAGACTTCAAGATCGTCACCGCGCCCAAGGCGACGCCGGGGCGGGAGTTCTGGACAGATCTCGTGCCGCACAGGCCGGGCCGGCTGATCCTGTCCCATGACGTCTACAAGACCTTCATGGTCCGGCTCGAACGCGAGGACGGCCTGCCAAGGATCGTCATTCACAGGCTGGCGGACAACATCGAGCACAGGATCGCCTTCGACGAGGAAGCCTACTCGCTGGGCCTCAGTGGCGGCTATGAATTCGACACGACCGTGATCCGCTTTTCCTATTCCTCCATGACTACGCCATCGAGGGTCTACGACTACAATGTCGAAACCCGCGAGCGGGTCTTGCGCAAGGAGCAGGAAGTGCCGTCCGGACACGATCCGGACAACTATGTCACACGCCGGCTGCATGCGCCTGCGACCGACGGCGAGACCGTGCCGGTGTCCCTGCTCTATCACAAGGACACGCCGCTCGACGGCTCCGCGCCCTGCCTGCTTTACGGCTACGGCGCCTACGGCATGTCCATGCCCGCAAGCTTCAGCACCGGCGCCCTGTCGCTTGTGGACCGGGGTTTCGTCTATGCCATTGCCCACGTTCGCGGCGGCAAGGACAAGGGCTTCGCCTGGTACAAGGCCGGCCGGCGGGCAAACAAGAAGAACACCTTCACCGACTTTATCGCGGCGGCAGATCACCTGGCCGCGGAAAAGTTTACCGCTCATGACCGGATCATCGCGCAGGGAGGATCCGCTGGAGGCCAGTTGATGGGAGCTGTCGCCAACATGGCGCCGGAGAAATTCGCCGGCATCATTGCGGAAGTTCCCTTCGTCGACGTCCTCACCACCATGCTCGATGACACGTTGCCGCTGACCCCGCCGGAATGGCCGGAATGGGGCAACCCGATCACGGATAAAACGGCTTACGAATACATCGCCTCCTATTCTCCTTACGACAATGTCGAAGCGAAGACCTATCCGGCGATCTTTGCTGTCGGCGGGCTGACCGATCCGCGGGTGACCTATTGGGAGCCTGCGAAATGGGTCGCAAAACTGCGCGCCAAAAAGACCGGCGACAACCTGCTGATGCTCAAGACCAACATGGAAGCCGGACATGGCGGCGCGTCGGGCCGTTTCGATCACCTGAAGGAAGTCGCCCTCGTCCAGGCCTTCGCGTTGATGGTGGCGGGAAAGGCCTGA
- a CDS encoding DUF2892 domain-containing protein, which translates to MMKNMGSIDRILRLIVGIALVLFALFGPAEITWKWVAWIGVVPIVTALIGWCPAYTVLGIKTCKSA; encoded by the coding sequence ATTATGAAAAACATGGGTTCTATCGACCGCATCCTGCGTCTCATTGTCGGGATTGCGCTGGTGCTCTTCGCACTGTTCGGTCCGGCCGAAATCACCTGGAAATGGGTTGCCTGGATCGGCGTTGTGCCGATTGTCACCGCCCTGATCGGCTGGTGCCCGGCCTATACGGTGCTCGGCATCAAGACCTGTAAGTCCGCCTGA
- a CDS encoding Crp/Fnr family transcriptional regulator: MIDAAVLDRLGLSDLPEGEKQLVAGALRIVDLPPGTTVFSPGSICAGWIMVEDGSVRVVMTSDTGREILLYRVGAGESCALTTACLFGEDPYAATGVTEVATRAILVPAATVFRLIEMSDSFRKMVFQGFGHRITDILHTMEDAVFHPLDARLAALLLERVGPDGTVTATQAELAAELGSVREVVTRKLGKLSDAGVLERQRGTIRVMKPEALRQIRMNDE; encoded by the coding sequence ATGATCGATGCAGCGGTTCTCGACCGACTGGGCCTGTCGGACCTGCCGGAAGGCGAAAAACAGCTTGTGGCCGGGGCCCTGCGTATCGTCGATCTGCCGCCGGGCACGACGGTTTTTTCGCCCGGCTCGATTTGCGCGGGCTGGATCATGGTCGAGGACGGATCGGTGCGGGTCGTCATGACCTCGGACACCGGCCGGGAGATCCTGCTTTACCGGGTCGGCGCCGGTGAAAGCTGTGCGCTGACCACCGCGTGTCTGTTCGGTGAGGACCCCTACGCGGCAACCGGTGTGACGGAAGTGGCGACACGGGCCATACTTGTTCCGGCTGCGACCGTTTTCCGCCTGATCGAGATGTCCGATTCTTTCCGCAAGATGGTGTTTCAGGGGTTCGGGCATCGCATCACCGATATTCTGCATACGATGGAAGATGCGGTCTTCCATCCATTGGACGCCCGTCTCGCTGCACTCCTGCTGGAGCGGGTAGGTCCCGACGGGACCGTGACGGCGACCCAGGCGGAATTGGCCGCGGAACTCGGCTCCGTGCGGGAAGTCGTCACCCGGAAACTCGGGAAATTGTCCGATGCGGGTGTCCTTGAACGCCAGCGCGGCACCATTCGGGTGATGAAGCCGGAGGCGTTGCGTCAGATCCGGATGAATGACGAATAA
- a CDS encoding cytochrome c — protein sequence MFKKLVAAVIVFGIAAAAAGWFLSAPETLPEKVVASLPAGNADRGELIFWAGGCASCHAAAGAKDEEKLGLGGGQRLETPFGIFVAPNISSDPRDGIGSWTLADFANAMLKGTSPDGENFYPAFPYTSYARMKPQDVSDLFAFMQSLPPVSGKAAGHELGFPFNIRRGVGLWKRLYLSSAPVIPEDQLHGNTDLSILNRGRYLVEGPGHCGECHTPRDMIGGLKKNLWLAGATAAAGEGKVPDITSGKGGIPDWSASDIAYYLESGFTPDYDSVGGEMVEVQENMAKLPASDREAIAAYLKAVPAH from the coding sequence ATGTTTAAAAAGCTCGTCGCTGCAGTCATCGTTTTTGGAATTGCCGCAGCAGCGGCGGGCTGGTTCCTGTCCGCGCCCGAGACATTGCCGGAAAAGGTTGTCGCAAGCCTGCCGGCCGGAAATGCGGACAGGGGAGAACTGATTTTCTGGGCCGGAGGCTGCGCCTCCTGCCATGCGGCCGCCGGCGCCAAAGACGAAGAAAAACTCGGTCTCGGCGGCGGGCAGCGTCTGGAAACGCCCTTCGGCATTTTCGTCGCGCCGAACATCTCAAGCGATCCCCGGGACGGCATCGGTTCATGGACACTGGCCGATTTCGCCAATGCCATGCTGAAAGGCACGTCTCCCGATGGCGAGAACTTTTATCCGGCGTTTCCCTACACGTCTTACGCCCGCATGAAACCGCAGGACGTTTCCGATCTTTTCGCCTTCATGCAGTCCCTGCCGCCGGTAAGTGGCAAGGCCGCCGGCCATGAACTTGGATTTCCGTTCAATATCCGCCGGGGCGTGGGGCTCTGGAAACGGCTTTATCTCAGCAGCGCCCCGGTTATTCCGGAGGATCAGCTCCATGGAAACACCGATCTGAGCATTCTCAATCGCGGACGCTATCTTGTGGAAGGCCCCGGGCACTGCGGCGAATGCCACACGCCGCGGGACATGATCGGCGGGCTGAAAAAGAACCTGTGGCTCGCGGGAGCGACGGCCGCCGCGGGTGAGGGCAAGGTGCCTGACATCACCTCGGGCAAGGGGGGAATCCCCGACTGGAGCGCTTCGGATATCGCCTATTATCTGGAATCCGGCTTCACGCCCGACTACGACAGCGTCGGCGGAGAAATGGTGGAGGTCCAGGAGAACATGGCAAAGCTTCCCGCCAGCGACCGGGAAGCGATTGCGGCCTATCTGAAGGCCGTTCCTGCCCACTGA
- a CDS encoding cytochrome c: MRKLVLCVAALCLSGMTAMAADDPIAVRKHIMDSVGAAAGLSGGMMKGQIPYSPAAGKSATASMMAAASSFGAFFPEGTDTGDTTASPKIWEDAAGFQKALDKFAADAGAAMAASGKDGPADLESFKAAMGPVFQNCKSCHEAYRIKK, encoded by the coding sequence ATGCGTAAGCTTGTACTTTGTGTCGCGGCTTTGTGCCTGAGCGGAATGACGGCGATGGCGGCCGATGATCCGATTGCCGTGCGTAAACATATCATGGATTCCGTCGGCGCCGCGGCCGGTCTGAGCGGCGGCATGATGAAGGGGCAAATTCCCTATTCGCCAGCCGCGGGCAAATCCGCGACCGCATCCATGATGGCAGCCGCTTCGTCCTTTGGGGCGTTCTTCCCCGAAGGGACGGATACAGGTGACACCACTGCGTCGCCGAAGATTTGGGAAGATGCCGCCGGTTTCCAGAAGGCGCTCGACAAGTTTGCAGCCGATGCCGGTGCTGCCATGGCCGCCTCGGGCAAGGACGGCCCGGCGGATCTCGAATCCTTCAAGGCTGCGATGGGGCCGGTTTTCCAGAACTGCAAATCCTGTCATGAAGCCTACCGCATAAAGAAATAG
- a CDS encoding superoxide dismutase, which translates to MSFELPDLPYAYDALSPYMSAETLEYHHDKHHQAYVTNGNNLLKDSGLEGKSLEDVVKESFGKNPGLFNNAAQHYNHIHFWKWMKKDGGGTSLPGALASKIDSDLGGYDKFRADFLAAGATQFGSGWAWLALKGGKLEIMKTPNGENPLVHGATPLLGCDVWEHSYYIDYRNARPKYLEAFVDNMINWDYVLELYEAAS; encoded by the coding sequence ATGTCATTTGAACTTCCCGATCTCCCTTATGCCTATGATGCCCTCAGCCCGTACATGTCGGCTGAAACGCTCGAGTATCACCACGACAAGCACCATCAGGCCTATGTGACCAACGGCAACAACCTGCTGAAAGACAGCGGCCTGGAAGGCAAGTCTCTGGAAGACGTTGTCAAGGAAAGCTTTGGCAAGAACCCGGGCCTGTTCAACAATGCCGCTCAGCACTACAACCACATCCATTTCTGGAAGTGGATGAAGAAGGATGGTGGCGGTACCTCGCTGCCGGGCGCACTCGCTTCCAAGATCGACAGCGATCTGGGCGGCTATGACAAGTTCCGCGCCGATTTCCTGGCTGCCGGCGCCACCCAGTTCGGGTCCGGCTGGGCCTGGCTTGCGCTCAAGGGCGGCAAGCTTGAAATCATGAAGACCCCGAACGGCGAAAACCCGCTGGTTCACGGCGCAACGCCGCTGCTCGGCTGTGATGTATGGGAGCATTCCTACTACATCGACTACCGCAACGCGCGGCCGAAGTACCTGGAAGCCTTCGTCGACAACATGATCAACTGGGACTACGTCCTGGAACTCTACGAAGCCGCTTCCTGA
- a CDS encoding DsrE family protein yields MKLIHSMFALAALVLATVVAPAVQPAAAQDAKAGLFINLTTDDTWAAAKAIMFAHEKALKNGHKPVTIWLNVRGVYLADKKRASHVHGLMRAKDMSVQDMLAAFMKDGGQVIACQACSAAAGLTAEDYIDGVKMGSWDLVEKALFDPNTQTLSW; encoded by the coding sequence ATGAAACTCATCCATTCCATGTTTGCCCTGGCAGCGCTCGTTCTGGCCACCGTCGTGGCACCGGCTGTTCAGCCGGCGGCAGCGCAAGATGCGAAAGCAGGCCTGTTCATCAACCTGACCACGGACGACACCTGGGCGGCAGCCAAAGCGATCATGTTTGCTCATGAAAAGGCCCTGAAGAACGGTCATAAGCCGGTCACGATCTGGCTCAATGTCCGCGGTGTCTATCTTGCCGACAAAAAACGCGCCTCCCACGTCCATGGCCTGATGCGTGCCAAGGACATGTCGGTTCAGGACATGCTGGCCGCCTTCATGAAGGACGGCGGTCAGGTCATCGCCTGCCAGGCATGCTCGGCAGCGGCAGGGTTGACCGCCGAAGATTACATCGACGGCGTGAAAATGGGGAGTTGGGACCTTGTAGAAAAGGCCCTGTTCGACCCCAATACCCAGACCCTTTCCTGGTAA
- a CDS encoding DUF6159 family protein, translated as MAKFERSMALGAACFRVLMMDKEMLVFPFLSLLALGVLFAAGIGPLAASGQLEAFRQMLAENPDVTQEPWFLAALFGVYFVCYFVVIFFNAALVTCAMIRFAGGDPTVMDGLRSSVRSLPNILAWSLFAASIGFLLDMIEDRSKGLARFVMGLIGTGWKVATYFAVPVLVVERVGPIEAVSRSIGILRKTWGEALISHFGLSALYLIPFAGGLLFALAGGTQFEVHPLFASVLWLMAILFVFLSTLVISTLGSILKAALYVYAVEGTLPPGTFDDRLITDAFRE; from the coding sequence ATGGCGAAATTCGAACGGTCCATGGCGCTCGGAGCAGCCTGCTTCCGTGTGCTCATGATGGACAAGGAAATGCTGGTCTTTCCGTTCCTGAGCCTGCTTGCGCTCGGCGTCCTTTTTGCCGCCGGAATTGGTCCGCTGGCAGCGAGCGGACAGCTGGAAGCCTTCCGCCAGATGCTTGCCGAAAATCCGGACGTTACCCAGGAACCCTGGTTTCTTGCGGCGCTGTTCGGGGTCTATTTCGTCTGCTATTTCGTGGTGATCTTCTTCAATGCCGCTCTTGTGACCTGCGCAATGATCCGCTTTGCCGGCGGGGACCCCACGGTTATGGACGGTTTGCGATCTTCCGTTCGGAGCCTGCCGAATATCCTTGCCTGGTCGCTGTTCGCAGCCAGCATCGGTTTTCTTCTGGATATGATCGAGGACCGCTCAAAGGGGCTTGCCCGGTTCGTCATGGGCCTTATCGGAACCGGCTGGAAAGTCGCGACTTATTTTGCGGTTCCGGTCCTCGTAGTTGAACGCGTCGGCCCCATCGAAGCGGTCTCCCGGTCGATCGGTATCCTGCGGAAAACCTGGGGTGAGGCGCTGATTTCCCATTTCGGATTGTCCGCCCTTTATCTCATCCCGTTCGCGGGCGGCCTTCTGTTCGCCCTTGCGGGAGGCACCCAGTTCGAGGTGCATCCGCTGTTCGCTTCTGTCCTTTGGCTGATGGCCATATTGTTCGTTTTTTTGTCGACGCTTGTGATTTCCACGCTCGGATCGATCCTGAAGGCGGCGCTTTACGTTTATGCCGTCGAAGGAACCTTGCCCCCCGGGACCTTCGACGACCGTCTGATCACCGACGCCTTCCGGGAATAA
- a CDS encoding YbfB/YjiJ family MFS transporter, protein MSASPRSVSAKTASLRLALGSAFALAAAMGIGRFVYTPILPFMAEGIPLSAANAGLIASSNFLGYLVGALAGSLGGLPGSPRTWFLSALLASAATTSAMGLTDHLAAFLLLRFFGGVASAFVLVFASALVLEQLAMTGRAGLSALHFAGVGSGIALSAILVALLGGNGFSWQELWFASGLTTLLLLIVITRLVPRPPREIDTSGADRPRAYPKGGRYSGDLLRLVIAYGLFGFGYVITTTFISVITRQTPELNDAEAVVWLAVGLSAAPSIYVWNRLSGAYGPSKTFAAACIAEAIGVGLSVIANTPFLIIVSAALVGGTFVAISALGLIEARRLTTGDPRQALGIMTASFGLGQVVGPWFAGLLHELTGDFQAASFAAAIALVIAALLVLVRRNQVPKESPRPVVPNWESLRAQLLLEGKTDLVDAIETLRAQGGKIDAIRQLRENGYLKD, encoded by the coding sequence TTGTCCGCTTCGCCGCGTTCCGTTTCAGCCAAGACGGCATCCCTTCGCCTTGCCCTCGGCAGCGCGTTTGCACTTGCTGCGGCCATGGGCATCGGACGGTTCGTCTACACGCCGATCCTGCCGTTCATGGCAGAAGGCATCCCGTTATCGGCAGCCAATGCCGGACTGATCGCCTCTTCGAATTTTCTCGGCTATCTGGTCGGGGCGCTGGCCGGTTCCCTCGGAGGACTGCCCGGCAGTCCGCGAACCTGGTTCCTGTCGGCGCTTCTGGCAAGTGCAGCCACGACGAGCGCCATGGGCCTGACCGATCATCTGGCAGCCTTCCTTCTGCTGCGGTTCTTCGGCGGTGTCGCAAGTGCCTTCGTTCTGGTCTTCGCGTCGGCCCTGGTTCTGGAACAGCTCGCGATGACCGGCCGCGCAGGCCTTTCAGCGTTGCATTTTGCCGGCGTCGGCTCCGGGATCGCGCTCTCCGCCATTCTGGTCGCCCTGCTCGGCGGAAACGGTTTCTCCTGGCAGGAGCTGTGGTTCGCAAGCGGTCTGACGACGCTCCTCCTTCTGATCGTCATCACGCGGTTGGTGCCGCGCCCGCCCAGGGAAATCGATACATCCGGGGCCGACAGACCCCGCGCATACCCCAAGGGCGGCCGGTATTCGGGCGATCTCCTGCGGCTCGTCATCGCCTATGGTCTGTTCGGCTTCGGCTATGTGATCACAACCACCTTCATCTCCGTCATCACCCGACAGACACCGGAGCTGAATGACGCCGAGGCGGTCGTCTGGCTTGCCGTCGGCCTGTCGGCAGCGCCTTCGATCTATGTCTGGAATCGCTTGTCCGGAGCCTACGGGCCGAGCAAAACCTTCGCGGCGGCCTGCATAGCCGAAGCGATCGGGGTCGGACTGAGCGTCATAGCCAATACCCCGTTCCTGATCATCGTGTCAGCCGCCCTGGTTGGCGGTACCTTCGTGGCGATCTCCGCACTCGGCCTGATCGAAGCCCGCCGCCTGACGACCGGTGATCCGCGGCAGGCGCTGGGGATCATGACCGCCAGCTTCGGCCTTGGACAGGTGGTCGGCCCCTGGTTCGCCGGTCTGCTTCACGAACTGACCGGCGACTTTCAGGCAGCCTCCTTTGCTGCGGCGATCGCCCTTGTGATCGCGGCCCTGCTGGTTCTCGTACGCCGCAATCAGGTCCCGAAAGAAAGTCCAAGACCGGTTGTACCCAACTGGGAAAGCCTGCGCGCCCAGCTCCTGTTAGAAGGCAAAACGGACCTCGTGGATGCCATCGAAACGCTTCGGGCCCAAGGCGGCAAGATAGACGCCATCCGCCAACTGCGGGAAAACGGCTATCTGAAGGACTGA